One genomic segment of Rhodothermales bacterium includes these proteins:
- a CDS encoding N-acetylmuramoyl-L-alanine amidase has translation SEANFLNSSSGQTYMASAIYRAIRDFKVSYERELNLVSSTQ, from the coding sequence AGCGAAGCCAATTTCCTCAATTCGAGCAGTGGCCAGACATACATGGCGAGCGCCATATACCGCGCCATTCGTGATTTCAAGGTGAGCTACGAGCGCGAACTGAACCTCGTGTCGTCTACTCAGTAG
- a CDS encoding RidA family protein: protein MNTVRSSKPSARTYVRTHSAPAAIGPYSQAVLIKDTLYCSGQIAIDPETSHLVSETLEGEAEQVLQNLGAVLKAASMSYEHVVHCTVYLQDINDYAVVNDVYARYFSEEPPARETVQVAGLPRGARVEIACVACR, encoded by the coding sequence ATGAACACAGTTCGGTCCTCAAAGCCTTCGGCACGGACATACGTCCGCACTCACAGTGCTCCCGCCGCGATAGGTCCCTACAGCCAGGCGGTCCTGATCAAGGATACACTGTATTGCTCAGGTCAGATCGCGATTGACCCGGAGACTTCCCATCTCGTCTCCGAGACGTTGGAGGGTGAGGCGGAGCAGGTGCTTCAGAATCTCGGAGCCGTTCTCAAGGCGGCCAGCATGTCCTACGAGCACGTGGTGCACTGCACGGTTTATCTGCAGGATATCAACGACTACGCCGTGGTCAACGACGTGTATGCACGCTATTTCAGTGAGGAGCCGCCGGCGCGCGAAACGGTTCAGGTCGCCGGGCTGCCTCGTGGCGCACGCGTAGAGATTGCCTGCGTCGCCTGTCGCTAG